A genome region from Macaca fascicularis isolate 582-1 chromosome 3, T2T-MFA8v1.1 includes the following:
- the TAC1 gene encoding protachykinin-1 isoform X4 yields MKILVALAVFFLVTTQLFAEEIGANDDLNYWSDWSDSDQIKEELPEPFEHLLQRIARRPKPQQFFGLMGKRDAGHGQISHKMAYERSAMQNYERRR; encoded by the exons ATGAAAATCCTCGTGGCCTTGGCAGTCTTTTTTCTCGTCACCACTCAGCTGTTTGCAGAAGAAATAGGAGCCAATGACGATCTGAATTACTGGTCCGACTGGTCCGACAGCGACCAGATCAAG GAGGAACTGCCTGAGCCCTTTGAGCATCTTCTGCAGAGAATCGCCCGGAGACCCAAGCCTCAGCAGTTCTTTGGATTAATGGGCAAACGGGATGCTG GACATGGCCAGATCTCTCACAAAA TGGCTTATGAAAGGAGTGCAATGCAGAATTATGAAAGAAGACGTTAA
- the TAC1 gene encoding protachykinin-1 isoform X2, whose amino-acid sequence MKILVALAVFFLVTTQLFAEEIGANDDLNYWSDWSDSDQIKEELPEPFEHLLQRIARRPKPQQFFGLMGKRDAGHGQISHKRHKTDSFVGLMGKRALNSVAYERSAMQNYERRR is encoded by the exons ATGAAAATCCTCGTGGCCTTGGCAGTCTTTTTTCTCGTCACCACTCAGCTGTTTGCAGAAGAAATAGGAGCCAATGACGATCTGAATTACTGGTCCGACTGGTCCGACAGCGACCAGATCAAG GAGGAACTGCCTGAGCCCTTTGAGCATCTTCTGCAGAGAATCGCCCGGAGACCCAAGCCTCAGCAGTTCTTTGGATTAATGGGCAAACGGGATGCTG GACATGGCCAGATCTCTCACAAAA GGCATAAAACAGATTCCTTTGTTGGACTAATGGGCAAAAGAGCTTTAAATTCTG TGGCTTATGAAAGGAGTGCAATGCAGAATTATGAAAGAAGACGTTAA
- the TAC1 gene encoding protachykinin-1 isoform X3, with translation MKILVALAVFFLVTTQLFAEEIGANDDLNYWSDWSDSDQIKEELPEPFEHLLQRIARRPKPQQFFGLMGKRDADSSIEKQVALLKALYGHGQISHKMAYERSAMQNYERRR, from the exons ATGAAAATCCTCGTGGCCTTGGCAGTCTTTTTTCTCGTCACCACTCAGCTGTTTGCAGAAGAAATAGGAGCCAATGACGATCTGAATTACTGGTCCGACTGGTCCGACAGCGACCAGATCAAG GAGGAACTGCCTGAGCCCTTTGAGCATCTTCTGCAGAGAATCGCCCGGAGACCCAAGCCTCAGCAGTTCTTTGGATTAATGGGCAAACGGGATGCTG ATTCCTCAATTGAAAAACAAGTGGCCCTGTTAAAGGCTCTTTATG GACATGGCCAGATCTCTCACAAAA TGGCTTATGAAAGGAGTGCAATGCAGAATTATGAAAGAAGACGTTAA
- the TAC1 gene encoding protachykinin-1 isoform X1: MKILVALAVFFLVTTQLFAEEIGANDDLNYWSDWSDSDQIKEELPEPFEHLLQRIARRPKPQQFFGLMGKRDADSSIEKQVALLKALYGHGQISHKRHKTDSFVGLMGKRALNSVAYERSAMQNYERRR; the protein is encoded by the exons ATGAAAATCCTCGTGGCCTTGGCAGTCTTTTTTCTCGTCACCACTCAGCTGTTTGCAGAAGAAATAGGAGCCAATGACGATCTGAATTACTGGTCCGACTGGTCCGACAGCGACCAGATCAAG GAGGAACTGCCTGAGCCCTTTGAGCATCTTCTGCAGAGAATCGCCCGGAGACCCAAGCCTCAGCAGTTCTTTGGATTAATGGGCAAACGGGATGCTG ATTCCTCAATTGAAAAACAAGTGGCCCTGTTAAAGGCTCTTTATG GACATGGCCAGATCTCTCACAAAA GGCATAAAACAGATTCCTTTGTTGGACTAATGGGCAAAAGAGCTTTAAATTCTG TGGCTTATGAAAGGAGTGCAATGCAGAATTATGAAAGAAGACGTTAA